Proteins encoded by one window of Vigna radiata var. radiata cultivar VC1973A chromosome 5, Vradiata_ver6, whole genome shotgun sequence:
- the LOC106761543 gene encoding uncharacterized protein LOC106761543: MLHEMKESVENPLHLKSVNHISLICTSVVKSINFYQNILGFFPIRRPGSLDFDGAWLFGYGIGIHLLQAEDPSNIPRKKEINPKDNHISFQCESMGAVEKKLEEMEIEYVRATVEEGGIKVDQLFFHDPDGFMIEICNCDILPVIPLASDMVRSCSRMNLQMLQQRQIHQIVKQDSTFPSGHTKIQNTIV, translated from the exons atgcTTCACGAAATGAAAGAAAGCGTGGAAAACCCTCTGCACCTAAAATCTGTCAACCATATCTCTCTCATCTGCACCTCCGTCGTAAAATCCATCAACTTCTATCAGAACATTCTCGGCTTCTTCCCCATCAGGAGGCCAGGATCATTGGATTTTGACGGAGCATG GCTATTCGGATATGGAATTGGAATTCACTTGCTTCAAGCAGAGGACCCTAGCAACAttccaagaaagaaagaaattaatccGAAAGATAATCACATATCATTCCAG TGTGAAAGCATGGGAGCAGTGGAGAAGAAGCTTGAGGAAATGGAGATAGAATACGTGCGTGCAACGGTGGAGGAAGGTGGGATCAAAGTGGATCAGTTGTTTTTTCATGACCCAGATGGGTTCATGATTGAGATATGCAACTGTGATATCCTTCCAGTGATTCCTTTAGCAAGTGACATGGTTAGGTCATGCTCTCGAATGAACCTTCAGATGCTTCAACAGAGACAGATACACCAAATTGTGAAACAGGACTCAACTTTTCCTTCGGGTCACACCAAAATTCAAAACACTATTGTTTAG
- the LOC106761222 gene encoding peptide deformylase 1A, chloroplastic/mitochondrial isoform X3 encodes MEAVQLLALRLRAVPVAAYLFRNAVVMCGGFRSSNSNSTTSTSISGMAGKRMSSGSGWLMGGALKLPKIVKAGEPVLHERAKEVEPSEMKSERVQKIIDDMIRVMRKAPGVGLAAPQIGIPLRIIVLEDKVEYMGYDDEEALKEQDRRPFHLLVILNPKLKKKTNRTALFFEGCLRLLKQSAIS; translated from the exons ATGGAAGCGGTGCAGCTGCTGGCATTGCGGCTGCGCGCAGTTCCGGTGGCGGCATACCTCTTTCGAAACGCCGTCGTAATGTGCGGCGGATTTCGCAGCAGCAACAGCAACAGCACCACCAGCACGAGCATTAGCGGAATGGCAGGGAAGAGGATGAGCTCTGGTTCGGGATGGTTGATGGGCGGAGCATTGAAGTTACCGAAAATTGTGAAAGCCGGAGAGCCGGTTCTGCACGAGCGAGCCAAAGAAGTTGAGCCGTCGGAGATGAAATCGGAGAGAGTGCAGAAGATCATCGACGACATGATCCGCGTCATGCGAAAGGCACCTGGAGTTGGCCTCGCTGCTCCACAGATTGGAATTCCCCTAAGG ATAATTGTTTTGGAAGATAAAGTAGAGTATATGGGTTATGACGATGAGGAAGCCCTCAAAGAACAAGATAGAAGACCTTTTCATCTTTTG GTGATATTGAATCCTAAGCTCAAGAAGAAGACCAACAGGACTGCACTCTTTTTTGAAGGATGTTTGAG ACTCTTGAAGCAGTCGGCCATTTCTTGA
- the LOC106761222 gene encoding peptide deformylase 1A, chloroplastic/mitochondrial isoform X2: protein MEAVQLLALRLRAVPVAAYLFRNAVVMCGGFRSSNSNSTTSTSISGMAGKRMSSGSGWLMGGALKLPKIVKAGEPVLHERAKEVEPSEMKSERVQKIIDDMIRVMRKAPGVGLAAPQIGIPLRIIVLEDKVEYMGYDDEEALKEQDRRPFHLLVILNPKLKKKTNRTALFFEGCLRQFHKAMCTRTVGSLNIIPLSCKYATFSVRLSSNLIGSN from the exons ATGGAAGCGGTGCAGCTGCTGGCATTGCGGCTGCGCGCAGTTCCGGTGGCGGCATACCTCTTTCGAAACGCCGTCGTAATGTGCGGCGGATTTCGCAGCAGCAACAGCAACAGCACCACCAGCACGAGCATTAGCGGAATGGCAGGGAAGAGGATGAGCTCTGGTTCGGGATGGTTGATGGGCGGAGCATTGAAGTTACCGAAAATTGTGAAAGCCGGAGAGCCGGTTCTGCACGAGCGAGCCAAAGAAGTTGAGCCGTCGGAGATGAAATCGGAGAGAGTGCAGAAGATCATCGACGACATGATCCGCGTCATGCGAAAGGCACCTGGAGTTGGCCTCGCTGCTCCACAGATTGGAATTCCCCTAAGG ATAATTGTTTTGGAAGATAAAGTAGAGTATATGGGTTATGACGATGAGGAAGCCCTCAAAGAACAAGATAGAAGACCTTTTCATCTTTTG GTGATATTGAATCCTAAGCTCAAGAAGAAGACCAACAGGACTGCACTCTTTTTTGAAGGATGTTTGAG GCAGTTCCACAAGGCCATGTGCACCAGAACAGTGGGATCTCTTAACATTATCCCGCTCTCTTGTAAATATGCCACATTTTCAGTGAGATTGTCCTCCAACCTGATTGGATCCAATTGA